One segment of Neobacillus endophyticus DNA contains the following:
- a CDS encoding nitroreductase family protein, with translation MTEYSNTLAREIMERKSITNWTKQKCSMDVWELLLESARRAPSSWNHQPARYIILQNESNIQKLASAFHQTNKWATHAAGLIVQIADPDEDDRVAGKDYYLYDCGLAMMSLVYQAQLMGLSCRQMIGWDETLVKSLLNIPPNFRVVIITAIGYPSSSAFSQTSQELKRTLTQQHKRYGIKHISWWEQWNGEHIHDED, from the coding sequence TTGACTGAGTACTCAAACACATTAGCCCGTGAAATTATGGAAAGGAAGAGTATAACAAATTGGACAAAGCAAAAATGCTCCATGGATGTTTGGGAGCTATTACTGGAATCAGCTCGACGGGCGCCATCATCATGGAATCATCAGCCGGCAAGGTACATTATTCTTCAAAACGAGAGCAATATTCAAAAATTAGCAAGTGCCTTTCATCAAACGAATAAATGGGCAACACATGCAGCCGGTTTAATTGTTCAAATAGCAGATCCAGACGAGGATGACCGGGTGGCCGGAAAGGATTACTATCTGTATGATTGTGGATTGGCGATGATGAGCCTTGTCTATCAGGCCCAATTAATGGGGCTTTCCTGCCGGCAAATGATCGGCTGGGATGAAACACTTGTTAAGAGTCTATTAAACATTCCACCAAACTTTCGTGTGGTTATTATTACGGCGATAGGCTATCCCTCATCTTCGGCATTCAGTCAAACTTCCCAAGAGTTAAAGCGTACTTTAACCCAGCAGCATAAACGATATGGTATCAAGCATATTTCCTGGTGGGAACAATGGAATGGAGAACACATCCATGATGAAGACTAG
- a CDS encoding DUF4865 family protein, giving the protein MIGMQYKVILPKDYDMEIIRKRVQENGHKTDGFPDLLFKAYLMTEEEKNGNIYNSYAPLYVWNHSQGMNHFIFDGFYDNILDSFGWQHIQIGVSYSINLDKNFHKSHYVIEYAGDIAASKSLRKVPFHSVHDFMEDDEKCLGDLLVYNPDKWRYSHFRFYQDLPAIHLPDHLTIYEILHISQ; this is encoded by the coding sequence ATGATTGGCATGCAGTATAAAGTCATTTTGCCAAAAGATTATGATATGGAAATTATCAGGAAACGAGTGCAAGAAAACGGGCATAAGACAGATGGTTTTCCTGACCTTCTTTTTAAAGCGTATTTAATGACCGAGGAAGAGAAGAATGGAAATATCTACAATTCCTACGCACCTTTATACGTTTGGAATCACTCGCAAGGGATGAACCATTTTATCTTTGATGGTTTTTATGACAATATTTTAGACTCTTTTGGATGGCAGCATATTCAAATTGGTGTCTCTTACTCTATAAACCTTGATAAAAATTTCCATAAAAGTCATTATGTGATCGAGTATGCCGGAGATATAGCGGCGTCTAAATCATTGAGGAAGGTGCCATTTCATTCTGTTCATGATTTTATGGAAGATGATGAGAAATGTTTAGGAGACTTACTTGTATATAATCCAGATAAATGGAGATACAGCCACTTTCGATTTTATCAGGATCTACCAGCTATTCACCTCCCAGATCATCTTACCATCTATGAAATTCTTCATATTTCCCAATAA
- a CDS encoding chromate transporter: MSAYKELMMAMVRTGVLGFGGGPSVIPLIRYEAVTRYHWLEDEEFAEIYAIANALPGPIAPKMAAYLGYRLKGAIGAIIGVLAHITPTCIATIVLLDLVHVLSFSKTFTDMISAMMPVIAVMLGQMAYEFAFKALKGLGKILGVLFLALSFILLYVVPVHPAIVILIFLLYGAFHFKIKNKVSQRSK, from the coding sequence ATGTCTGCCTATAAAGAATTGATGATGGCAATGGTTCGTACTGGAGTATTAGGTTTTGGCGGCGGACCATCTGTCATTCCTTTAATACGCTATGAGGCTGTTACACGTTATCATTGGTTAGAAGACGAAGAATTTGCTGAAATTTACGCCATTGCCAATGCGCTTCCGGGGCCGATTGCCCCTAAAATGGCGGCCTATCTGGGATACAGACTAAAAGGAGCGATTGGGGCTATTATTGGAGTGTTGGCCCATATTACACCGACCTGTATTGCAACGATCGTTCTGCTTGATCTCGTACATGTCCTTAGTTTTTCCAAAACATTTACCGATATGATTAGCGCCATGATGCCGGTAATTGCCGTCATGCTCGGGCAGATGGCATATGAGTTTGCTTTCAAAGCGTTGAAAGGATTAGGGAAAATCCTCGGTGTCCTGTTTTTGGCGCTTTCATTTATTTTGTTATACGTAGTGCCTGTGCATCCAGCCATTGTCATCCTTATTTTTCTACTCTACGGGGCGTTTCATTTTAAAATCAAAAATAAGGTCAGCCAGCGATCAAAATAA
- a CDS encoding LysR family transcriptional regulator — protein sequence MEINDLMIFKTVVSEGSISKAAKELGYVQPNVTERIKKLEQELETSLLQRNSSGISLLPPGEILLNYAEKVLTLVEDAKSEIKKDGQYYRIVTTQSILFTYLSSRIKENLKDYQIYMENNRQLNQLLKNQKVDMAITYENYSNPAFQMVSSTSISIGLLKAKGRSKIDYLKESFFVSHDPQCPFRNYTIQFMEEHHLSNTQLHQIDSYTLITEFVTEGKGVAFLPIDDEKFERVEEVEIERMPIYFFTIRGSRKEPPAELFK from the coding sequence GTGGAAATAAATGATCTTATGATATTTAAAACGGTAGTAAGTGAAGGTTCCATTAGTAAAGCTGCAAAAGAGCTGGGATATGTACAACCGAATGTAACAGAAAGAATCAAAAAACTAGAGCAAGAGTTAGAGACATCGCTGCTGCAAAGAAACAGCAGTGGTATTTCTCTATTGCCTCCGGGTGAAATTCTGTTAAATTACGCTGAGAAGGTCCTCACTCTAGTAGAAGATGCAAAAAGTGAAATTAAGAAGGACGGCCAGTACTATCGGATTGTGACGACACAATCGATTTTGTTTACTTATTTAAGCAGCCGTATCAAAGAAAATCTGAAAGACTATCAGATATATATGGAAAATAACCGTCAGCTTAATCAATTGTTAAAAAATCAAAAAGTAGATATGGCGATCACATATGAAAATTATTCCAATCCCGCGTTTCAAATGGTATCGAGTACATCCATTTCGATTGGTTTACTAAAAGCAAAAGGAAGATCAAAGATTGACTATTTAAAGGAAAGCTTTTTTGTCAGCCATGATCCCCAATGCCCTTTCAGAAATTATACAATTCAATTTATGGAGGAACATCATCTTTCTAACACCCAGCTGCATCAAATAGATTCTTATACACTTATTACGGAATTTGTTACAGAAGGAAAGGGAGTAGCCTTTTTACCAATTGATGATGAAAAATTTGAAAGAGTGGAGGAAGTAGAAATAGAAAGAATGCCCATCTATTTTTTTACCATTCGAGGATCGAGAAAAGAGCCCCCAGCAGAGCTATTTAAATGA
- a CDS encoding sensor histidine kinase — protein MNTFFVLIRLVSYLLLLGLTIYFGHSLTWRDWAVSILVMAWGTWDFWKKPNEDTKKLGYGVWIEAIAITWWIFSVQSDVLLYAYISPLARASIHLVIRDRLLFFITCCMLIVVFEWWVPGHSFIPLLVLLFVLAYSSLIGSLVAERQRSQQLLGLSEFEREQHIREQERVRISRQLHDTMGQYWTAVIRIMDVAEAVPMPNKQTYIQKARNAAESGLQEMRNIIRNSQDGKLTSEQWIDFALKSLERLKELTNIQIELLLPEDGWFFLHRRKEISELFARVIIESLTNAIRHGMATKVCIEVGETDQSCQLFIRDNGVGFQKEIHAGIGVQSIRELTRDAGGSFQIESKQNHGTTIKLHIPFKGGQWND, from the coding sequence ATGAACACCTTTTTTGTATTGATAAGATTGGTAAGTTACTTACTATTACTGGGACTTACCATTTATTTTGGCCATTCCCTAACATGGAGGGATTGGGCTGTTTCCATCCTTGTAATGGCTTGGGGGACTTGGGATTTTTGGAAAAAACCAAACGAAGACACTAAAAAACTGGGCTATGGTGTTTGGATAGAAGCAATCGCCATAACATGGTGGATCTTTTCTGTTCAGAGCGATGTTCTTCTTTATGCTTATATATCGCCTCTGGCCCGGGCATCCATTCATCTCGTCATTCGTGATAGATTACTATTTTTTATCACATGCTGCATGCTCATTGTAGTTTTCGAATGGTGGGTTCCCGGACATAGTTTTATCCCGCTGCTAGTGCTTTTATTTGTATTGGCCTACAGTTCGCTGATTGGCAGTCTTGTGGCTGAACGTCAGCGATCACAGCAATTACTTGGGTTATCCGAATTTGAAAGGGAACAACATATACGAGAACAGGAGCGGGTCCGGATTAGCCGTCAGCTGCATGATACGATGGGTCAATATTGGACGGCCGTGATCCGTATAATGGATGTCGCAGAAGCGGTTCCTATGCCAAATAAACAAACCTATATTCAAAAAGCCAGAAATGCAGCAGAATCAGGATTGCAGGAAATGAGAAACATCATTAGGAATTCTCAAGATGGCAAGCTGACATCGGAGCAATGGATTGATTTTGCTTTAAAATCATTGGAACGGTTAAAAGAATTAACAAACATCCAAATAGAATTATTGTTGCCAGAAGATGGCTGGTTTTTTTTACACAGACGAAAAGAAATAAGTGAACTCTTCGCTAGAGTCATAATTGAATCACTGACAAATGCGATTAGGCATGGGATGGCGACAAAGGTTTGCATTGAGGTGGGCGAAACCGATCAGAGCTGTCAACTTTTCATTCGTGATAACGGAGTCGGGTTTCAGAAGGAGATCCATGCAGGAATAGGGGTTCAATCGATTCGAGAACTGACAAGGGATGCCGGAGGTTCGTTTCAAATAGAAAGTAAGCAAAATCATGGAACAACTATAAAGCTTCATATCCCATTTAAAGGCGGGCAATGGAATGATTAA
- a CDS encoding CPBP family intramembrane glutamic endopeptidase has translation MMKTRIYAPAFLLSPAARKKVDTGRLYTDVMGLGLVYTFGSLFPDPLQWILSIYTIMAWVTILTVDPTRLPDAAATKINQHKAWRYLGLSLPLYAGLMGILLWKTGSPGVMHPISLGSTLALIINGCMLELYFRNVLQVKLRQLGLSVITAICVQSLAFALHFYVSVHSFSVSAGAFALGIINGLIVYKTRSISPLFIITIIWLFLFG, from the coding sequence ATGATGAAGACTAGGATTTATGCCCCTGCATTTTTGCTGTCGCCAGCTGCCCGAAAGAAAGTCGATACAGGAAGGTTATACACGGATGTGATGGGATTAGGCCTCGTTTATACCTTTGGCAGTTTGTTTCCGGATCCTTTACAATGGATTCTATCTATTTATACCATCATGGCGTGGGTGACAATATTGACCGTCGATCCTACCCGGCTGCCGGATGCAGCTGCAACTAAAATAAACCAGCATAAGGCATGGCGCTATCTTGGTTTATCGCTGCCATTATATGCTGGTTTAATGGGAATTTTGCTTTGGAAGACTGGATCACCTGGAGTCATGCATCCCATTTCACTTGGGAGTACTTTGGCCCTTATTATTAATGGCTGTATGCTCGAGCTGTATTTTCGAAATGTCCTGCAAGTCAAACTTCGGCAGCTTGGCCTTTCTGTTATAACAGCCATTTGTGTACAAAGCCTTGCTTTCGCGTTGCATTTTTATGTTAGCGTCCACTCTTTTTCCGTTTCAGCAGGAGCCTTCGCCCTTGGAATCATAAATGGCCTAATTGTATACAAAACACGAAGCATATCTCCCCTTTTTATCATCACAATCATCTGGTTATTCCTATTTGGGTAA
- a CDS encoding GIY-YIG nuclease family protein, whose translation MLLEAGIPINLKEKAQSLPTTPGVYLMKDSQGIIIYVGKAKNLKRRVQSYFQNSRNHSQKVVKLKNNIKEFDVIYTDTEFEAFMLECHLIREIKPYFNRKMKSPKGYTFIAINMNSEFPKIEVTNAPATDENCLSFGPFITKHTVEKAIQGLKEFCQIQCSGPSQTNSPCLNYSLGLCFGMCCKDSAVKDYREIISRIIALLNGEDTSLLEEMQKKMRNAAENFEFETAGKYRNYMESVRFLLQKEKVIHFTEENKNIAIIEFLTEQTFKLFLIKRNKILFSERYQLQSDRLEELATAIKSQMITYFKTNQPHFSQSVSKEEIDEAQIIYSYLENGNCHYMVIPDNWPDIDDDELNDQITQLFIKPKKEPPY comes from the coding sequence ATGCTTTTGGAAGCAGGAATTCCTATCAATCTAAAAGAAAAAGCTCAATCCCTTCCCACTACCCCTGGAGTCTATCTCATGAAGGATTCCCAAGGTATCATTATCTATGTCGGAAAAGCCAAAAACCTCAAGCGGCGGGTTCAATCTTATTTTCAGAACTCCAGAAATCACTCACAAAAAGTAGTCAAACTGAAGAACAATATTAAGGAATTTGATGTTATTTACACCGATACAGAATTCGAAGCCTTTATGCTCGAATGCCATCTTATTCGAGAAATAAAACCCTACTTTAATCGAAAAATGAAAAGCCCAAAAGGCTATACATTTATTGCAATTAACATGAATAGTGAATTTCCTAAGATTGAAGTGACAAATGCCCCCGCCACTGATGAAAATTGTCTTTCTTTTGGACCGTTTATCACGAAACATACAGTTGAAAAGGCCATACAGGGATTAAAAGAATTTTGTCAAATCCAATGCAGCGGGCCTTCTCAAACAAATTCACCATGTTTGAATTATTCCCTGGGGTTATGTTTTGGGATGTGTTGTAAAGATTCCGCCGTTAAAGATTACCGGGAAATTATTAGCCGCATTATCGCTTTATTAAATGGAGAGGATACGAGCCTGCTTGAGGAAATGCAGAAAAAAATGCGAAATGCAGCAGAGAATTTTGAGTTTGAAACAGCAGGAAAATATCGAAATTATATGGAATCAGTCCGTTTCCTTCTTCAAAAAGAAAAAGTCATTCATTTTACTGAGGAAAACAAAAATATTGCCATTATAGAATTTTTAACGGAACAGACTTTTAAACTTTTTCTGATCAAAAGAAACAAAATTCTTTTCAGCGAAAGATATCAATTACAATCAGATAGACTCGAGGAGCTGGCAACAGCTATTAAGTCACAGATGATCACTTATTTTAAAACAAATCAACCTCATTTTTCCCAATCAGTCAGTAAAGAGGAAATAGATGAGGCGCAAATTATTTACAGTTATCTCGAAAACGGAAATTGCCATTATATGGTGATACCCGATAATTGGCCTGACATCGATGATGATGAGCTTAATGATCAAATAACCCAATTATTTATAAAACCCAAAAAAGAACCTCCTTATTAA
- a CDS encoding chromate transporter, whose amino-acid sequence MELLHLFWGFFVANVLGYGGGPASIPLMYEEVVNHYKWLNNADFSQMLAIGNALPGPIATNIATYVGYDVNGWLGVLVALFATIFPSAFALILLLKILNRHRQSTIVKGMTLLVQPVIAIMMVALTWKMAANSFSSIGPVHSLIIGMVAFIALIKFKIHPAFMIIAAFIYGGVVLPHV is encoded by the coding sequence ATGGAACTGCTGCATCTTTTTTGGGGATTTTTTGTGGCAAATGTCTTAGGCTATGGAGGCGGGCCGGCTTCAATTCCGCTTATGTATGAGGAAGTTGTCAATCACTATAAATGGTTAAACAATGCTGATTTTTCTCAAATGCTCGCGATTGGCAATGCCCTGCCCGGCCCGATTGCCACGAATATTGCTACATATGTTGGGTATGATGTCAACGGATGGCTAGGAGTCCTTGTTGCCTTGTTTGCAACCATTTTCCCATCTGCTTTCGCTTTAATTTTATTGCTGAAAATTCTTAACCGGCATCGGCAATCGACTATCGTTAAAGGAATGACACTGTTAGTGCAGCCGGTGATTGCGATCATGATGGTAGCATTGACTTGGAAAATGGCAGCTAATTCTTTTAGCTCCATCGGACCTGTCCATTCTTTGATTATTGGAATGGTTGCTTTTATTGCCCTAATTAAGTTTAAAATTCATCCGGCATTTATGATCATTGCGGCGTTTATTTATGGCGGAGTGGTGCTGCCGCATGTGTAG
- a CDS encoding SdpI family protein, producing MKKNKLFYITLVISFIPLLINIIAYPHMPNRVPVHWGINGEVNQYGSKVEQVSMSALPLVLFIFLNYLPAIDPKRESYKKHGFAFSVINLMIIIVISCINLAGLLSAFGYPISFQKVLAVLFGLMFLVLGNYMSQIRHNYFFGIRTPWTLASEYVWKKTHRFGGYMYILVGLVAFVSIFIGPAGLTMFFVALLIGTAATILYSYLVFKKNI from the coding sequence TTATCGCCTATCCGCATATGCCGAACCGAGTACCTGTTCATTGGGGAATAAATGGAGAGGTAAATCAGTACGGTTCAAAAGTGGAACAAGTTTCGATGAGTGCTCTGCCTCTCGTTCTTTTCATCTTCCTAAACTATTTACCGGCTATTGATCCGAAAAGGGAGTCATATAAGAAACATGGCTTTGCTTTCTCCGTCATCAATTTGATGATTATCATAGTTATATCGTGTATAAACCTTGCTGGATTACTTAGCGCCTTTGGCTATCCTATTTCATTTCAAAAAGTGTTGGCAGTACTCTTTGGACTTATGTTTTTAGTTCTTGGAAATTACATGTCTCAGATTCGCCATAATTACTTTTTCGGAATTCGCACTCCCTGGACACTGGCTTCAGAGTATGTCTGGAAAAAGACTCACAGATTCGGAGGATACATGTATATTCTTGTGGGCCTAGTGGCGTTTGTCTCCATCTTTATAGGGCCAGCGGGATTGACGATGTTTTTTGTGGCACTATTAATAGGAACTGCAGCCACAATCCTATATTCCTATCTGGTTTTTAAAAAGAATATATAA
- a CDS encoding response regulator transcription factor, which translates to MIKIGMAEDQALVRESLAIVLGLEHDMEVVWEAANGLQAVNALKENKADIVLMDLRMPELDGVSASKQISIVSPETKIIILTTFDHDEWILDALHAGASFCFLKEIPPKLLIEAIRCVYHQQFHPDSWSPEWRRYAPEIQFKAKVSRTYASSEAVVIENEFLTSRELEVLKRIGSGQTNSEIAKALFLSEGTVKNYVSSLYYKIGVKNRNEAIRLARKLGLITSFH; encoded by the coding sequence ATGATTAAAATCGGAATGGCAGAAGACCAGGCATTGGTAAGAGAAAGTCTGGCTATTGTATTAGGGTTGGAACATGACATGGAGGTAGTGTGGGAAGCAGCAAATGGACTTCAGGCTGTGAATGCCTTAAAGGAAAATAAGGCAGATATAGTTTTAATGGACTTGCGAATGCCGGAACTGGATGGAGTATCGGCATCGAAACAAATCTCGATTGTTTCGCCGGAAACAAAGATCATCATTTTAACCACTTTTGATCATGACGAATGGATTCTGGATGCGCTCCATGCCGGGGCTTCTTTTTGTTTTTTAAAAGAAATACCACCCAAGCTATTAATTGAAGCGATTCGCTGTGTTTACCATCAGCAGTTCCATCCAGATAGCTGGAGTCCGGAATGGCGGCGGTATGCACCTGAAATTCAATTTAAAGCAAAGGTGAGCAGGACCTATGCTTCGTCCGAAGCCGTGGTAATTGAAAATGAGTTTCTGACATCAAGAGAACTGGAAGTCTTAAAACGGATAGGCAGCGGACAAACCAACTCCGAAATTGCTAAAGCTTTATTCTTAAGTGAAGGCACCGTAAAGAATTATGTCTCCAGCTTATACTATAAGATTGGCGTCAAAAATAGGAATGAAGCGATTCGCCTGGCAAGAAAATTGGGGCTCATTACTTCGTTCCATTAA